The genomic interval CCAACTGACCACCATTATTCCCTTAGGCAGCCAAAACAGATAAACCGGCAAATAGAGAATTGATGAAACAGCGACCACGCTTACGGTGGCTGACCAGGGTTGAAGCTTCCAGCATCTTAACAACACGGTATAACTGCCCCAGCACAGACAGGCCAACACAAACAACATATCTCCAATCAAATATTCACGGCCAACCACTAAGGATTCGAACACCAAAACCAGTATGCCCAGGGTACTGACAGCAACGCCTGCCCACATGCCAACGGACCTTGACTCCTGTAACACGAGCCCTGCCAATATGGCAATGACCACAGGCATCAATCCAGGCAGCAACAGCGCCGCGTGACTGGCCGGGGCCCGTTCAAATCCGGCATATACCGCCAGAGCATAGGCCAGTCCACCAATACTGCCCAAAACAAATATGCGCGGCTGAAACCACTGTTTTCGATACTTCCAGATATATGGCAGCAATATGATCGAAGCCGTGCCAAAACGTACCGCAACCACTTCTGTCATCTCCATTCCGGACAACGCTCCCGCTCGTGATACCAGAATAAAACCAGTCCAAATGGCAACTGCGGCCAAACCAAACCATATTCCTTTCCCTTTTCGGGCCCTTTCATGAGCTTCCTGATCCAACACCCAGCCTCCCCTCAAACAAATAACTGTTTGAGTTTATGGTGTTTTCGCATTCACAAAAAATGAATTATTATGAACATAATTTTCATTTAATGAGAAAACAATGGATATCAGTGATCTGATTATTTTTAAGGCGGTGGTCGATAACGGCGGTATCAGCGCTGCAGCCCGAAGTCTTCACCGGGTACCGTCAAACATTACTGCCCGTATCAAAAAATTGGAGGAGTCACTGCAACTGGCGTTATTTTCCCGGGACAATAACCGGCTCCAGTTAACACCTACGGGGCAACGACTCATGCAATACGCCCGAGAAATGATCGACCTTCACGAACGAGCCATCAGTGAGTTACACAGTGACCAACCCGCAGGGCGTCTCAGTATTGGCTCCATGGAAAGTTCGGCAGCCGTCAGACTGCCCAGTGTGCTGGTGCGCTACCATCAACTGTACCCACAGGTACAGATTGAGCTGACCACCGGGGCCTCCGGAACCATTGCAGCAAAGGTTCTGCAAGGAGCATTGGATGTTGCACTGGTGTCAGACCCTCCGGACGATGCCAGACTGGAAACCCTGGCACTGTTCGAAGAGTCCCTGATCATTGTCAAACCACCAACATACAATCTGCAGCGGCAAGGTCCTGAAAATCTGCCAGAGCCGCTAACCATTGTTGGTTTTACACACGAATGCAGTTATCGAAACAGACTGGAGAGCTGGTTGGCCAGAAGCGGCCGGCGACCTGACCGGACAATTGAAATTCCCAGTTACCACACCATGCTCAGTTGTGTCATCGCCGGAATGGGAATCGCCATGGTTCCTGAAGCAGTACTGGCGCTCAATCCGGCCTATCACAGCCTGATTAGCGAGGCTCCGGAAAACGATATCCGCCAGGCCATTACTTATATGATCTGGCGAAAAAATTCTGAAACCCCGGCCATCCGGGCACTTGCAAATGTCGCAGAGGGTTTCAGCAATATGCCGTCATAAACCGGCATCCGAGTGCCGGTCATGATGACTGATTATGATTTCAGCATCCATTCATGGTCAGGATCATTATGGAATTTCCAGACCCGTTTTGGACCGGCCATGACATTCAGATAATACAGATCATAACCATGCGGTGCGCCCACCGGATGATACCCTTCCGGCACCATAACCACATTTCGGTCTTCGACACTCATAGTCTCGTCCAATGAACGATCATCATTGTAGACACGCTGGAATGAAAAACCCTGAGACGGATTCAGGCGATGGTAATAGGTTTCTTCCAGAAATGATTCCTGCGGAAGATTATCGACAGAATGTTTGTGAGGGGGATAACTGGACCAGTTCCCGGCCGGAGTGTACACCTCCACCACCAGCAGACTGTCAGCGGACTCATCCCAGTCGGGCAGAATATCCTGAATAAAACGGGTATTTGAGCCCTGTCCTCTGGTTGAGCATTTTTTGTCAGGATCCGGTTCTATCAATCTGGCTTTATGATTGCCAAAACCAGGTGCCTTACAAACTGCCAGCTCCAGCTCAGTTGTTGCTTCAACGACGTACTGACTGTCGTTGGGAATATAAACCGCATAAGGAGGAATTTTTTCAAACACATCCATGCGCTCTCCAATATTTTCCCAAACCTGATCGCCGGTACTGACTGTCGCACGACCACTCACCAGCACCAAACAAACTTCCTGATCCAGTGTCTGCTGTTCCAATGTCTGACCAGGCTGCAGTTTATATACTTCAAAACCAATATATTTCCAGCCTGCGGACTCAGGCGTAATCTGGAGGATACGACCATTTTGGTCCGGATCTCCGGGGCGGACTAGCAATTTTGACATGGCTTGCTCCTGATATGCTGTGCTTTTTGGAAAAGAACGTTAAAACCAGTGAATAAATGAATCACAAAATGAAATATTTGTATTTATGCAATCATACATGAAATATTTATTCCATTGAACAAACGTTTTCGATGATCTCAATAGCCCACATCAATGAACAAAATTCAGTGCGTTGAATCCAATCATGCTGGCTAAAAACAAACACTCTTCGAAATAAACATCAGACCGTTTAAGCCAGACCAGACCCTGTTAGAATAGCCGCCTCTTTATATCAGTGGTTATGTAGATGGAACGAGATCAACTCTTTTCACAGGAATTCTCATCAATTGAAGATTTCCAATTCAACGAACGCGTAGCCCGGGTTTTTCCGGATATGATCAAGCGCTCGATTCCAGGTTACAGTACGTTGGTCAGTAATATCGGTGCCATCTCCGATTACTATGCGCAAAGCGACAGCAATATTTATGATCTGGGTTGCTCTCTCGGAGCAGTATCTCTCTCAATACAGCATCGTCTGAAACAAACAGGCTGCCAGATTATTGCCGTCGACAACTCCGCAGACATGCTTGAGCGGGCCAGGGATTTTATTGAAACTGAAGATTACCCGACGCCGATCCAGTTAATACATCAGAATCTGGAAGACACTCATATTGAGAATGCCAGTGTAGTCGTCATGAACTTCACTTTGCAGTTCATCAGCCCAAAACGCCGACTGGCCATACTGGAAAACATCTATCGTGGTTTAAGACCGGATGGTGTCGTGATTCTATCGGAAAAAATTGCCCTTGAAGCAAACACAGAATGGTTGAATGAACTGCATCTGAACTTCAAAAGAGTCCAGGGGTATAGCGAGCTGGAAATCAGTCAGAAGCGCAAAGCGCTTGAGAATGTGATGATTACTGACAGTCTTGATACCCACCAGGATCGACTCAAACAAGCCGGTTTCCGACGCTCAGAAAAATGGTTCCAATGTTTTAACTTTCTTTCGATTATTGCGCAAAAATGAATTACTTCGAACACCACCTGGATTGTCTTGAAAGTCATGGGTTTGGCAAATGGCGACCGGCATTTGAAGAGCTGCTGCAACATCTCTGGTTTCAATCAAAAGATGGCAATCTGCCCCGTTTTCTGAATGTGCTCCAGCAGATACCTGCCGTTCCCGATGTTACCTGCCAATTGAATCAAGACTGGGTCGCTATTACTTCAGAGCAAATGACCCCCTCACTGTCAGAGACCATTGGACAACAGCTCAAAAAACTAATGCCGTGGAGAAAAGGCCCCTTTCATGTTTTTGACCACAGCATCGATGCAGAGTGGCGCTGTGATCTTAAATGGAACAGAGTTATGCCATTTCTCTCAGATCTGAGGCATAGAAAAGTATTGGATGTTGGCAGCGGCAATGGCTATTACGGCTTTAGAATGCTGGCAGCCGGTGCCGCCACTGTAACGGGCATTGATCCCAGTTATCTGAGCGTCTGTCAGTTCCTGGCACTTAATTGCTTTGTTCAAACCCATAGGCTGAATGTACTGCCCATGACTCTCGAACAGCTGCCAGCCAACATGGAATTCTGGGATACAGTGTTTTCTATGGGAGTTCTATACCACCGCCGCTCTCCTTTCGACCACTTGACCGACCTGAAAGCGACATTAAAACCTGGTGGAGAACTGGTATTGGAAACATTGGTAGTGGAAGGAGACGAAAAGACTGTGCTGGTGCCTGAAAGCAGGTACGCAATGATGAACAATATCTACTTTCTGCCCTCATCAAAAGCATTGGAATCCTGGCTTAGGAAAGCCGGATTTGTCAATGTTCGCACAGTTGAGGAGTCATATACGAGTACGCAGGAACAAAAACATTCTGACTGGAAGCCTGGCACTTCGCTGCCGGATTATCTCCACCCCAATACAAAACACATAACGGTAGAGGGACTGCCAGCACCACGAAGAGCCATTCTGATTGCCAACAAACCGTTGGAAAATACCAAGCTACCACGCTATCACATCAAACCAGCGTCAGTACCATCTGAATAGCATCCTCAGTGTGATTGGCATATCGATAATAGTTTTTCCGTATGCCAATCTCGTTAAAACCCAATGACTGATATAAATGTCTAGCAGGGGTATTACTGATTCTCACTTCAAGAAATACTTCTGTTCCAACAGGCAATTCAATTTCTGTTAGTAGAAAATTTAATAATCTGCGTCCATAACCACATCCCTGATGCTTACTGGCAATCGCTATATGCAGAATATCCAGTTGGTCCTGAATCAGACTATACGCCAGAAAACCGATCACCTGCTCTTCCAATGCCAAACATAGAGTCTTCCTGGTGCCATCAATTGAATGCATTATGTTTTGTTTTCCCCAGGGAAAATCGTGGTTTCCATCGAGGAAAATCATGGCCTGAAGATCTTCTGGCCGGGCATATCTAATCTTCATCTTTCAATAATGGAATCAAAAACTGATAAAACTCCCGTTTCATTTTTGGGGAACTCAACAGCTGACTTAAACTGAACGTCACAAGGCAACGGCCCATTTCTGAATTCAGTGAATCACCTGGTTTATGGTTATTGCCTATACAGTATTGTTCAGCCACCTTACCACAGATAATCAATGTTACATTGTCATGCTCTATGAACGTTCTTAATTTGCTTTGCACATATTCACGTGCAGTTGGAGCATCTTTTGGGGCATCAGGATGATCAAATAACGGCCATGAAAGCTCATAGAACTGCGGGATATTTGAATGAAATATCTTCATGATGTTTTCGGCGAGCTTGTGCTTAAGCTCTCTGACAACAGGGTCAATTCTGCCATCAACACCATCAAGCAGGACATAGTTACCCGAAATCATAATCGCGAGATTAAATGTTACCGGTTCACCGTATTCTGCCACTTGTGCCACAGAAGAATCATCGTCTTCGTTAACAGGCTCAGGAAGAGTGCTTTCAGAAATGATAGCCTGAGGTTCAACCACCACTGATGGACTTGGAGGTACTTCAGAAGGCAGAGATATCCGTTCTTCAATTTGAGGTGTTACTGAATTTGGCACATGCTCGAAATCTGCAGACACAATCACTTGTCTGACAGGTGCATGAAGCAAAAACCGGGGACTCCAGGGGCGTATTTTAAAAACGGATGTTAAATACTCATTATGATTCACAGACATCCTCGAAAAAAACAAAATCCGTTAAAAATATAAAGGTGGCCAAGCGCGAAGTTGTGGAGTGTAGCATAGGTGTTGTCGGTAATGCGTCGACCAAAGAGTTTGATCCATGGCTTCCAACCCCCCCGCATCGATACCAAGCAGGTCCCTCAAACGACATGCATAAAAAAACCCCGATCTGTCTCCAGACCGGGGTCGTGTTAGATGCCTGACGATGTCCTACTCTCACATGGGGAGACCCCACACTACCATCGGCGATGCGTCGTTTCACTACTGAGTTCGGGATGGAATCAGGTGGGTCCAACGCTCTATCGTCGTCAAGCAATTCGCTTGCTTCGGCTTTCGCCTGGGAGCCCGTGGAATCGCTTCTCACCAGCCCCCGCTGTTCTGAACAAGTTCGTCTATCGTCTCAACAAGTCATGTGTGTCTATCTCTATCCACACTTCACGTATCTTATCAGCGCTCAACCTCGCACATCGTCGTGCTCAAAACGCCTTAGGCGTTATATGGTCAAGCCTCACGGGCAATTAGTACTGGTTAGCTCAACGCCTCACAACGCTTACACACCCAGCCTATCAACCTCATAGTCTTTAAGGGCCCTTCAGGATCCTCTAGGGATCAGTGAGACCTCATCTTGAAGGGGGCTTCCCGCTTAGATGCTTTCAGCGGTTATCCTGTCCGAACTTAGCTACCCGGCAATGCCACTGGCGTGACAACCGGGACACCAGAGGTTCGTCCACTCCGGTCCTCTCGTACTAGGAGCAGCTCTTCTCAAGTCTCATTCGTCCACGGCAGATAGGGACCGAACTGTCTCACGACGTTCTAAACCCAGCTCGCGTACCACTTTAAATGGCGAACAGCCATACCCTTGGGACCGGCTTCAGCCCCAGGATGTGATGAGCCGACATCGAGGTGCCAAACACCGCCGTCGATGTGAACTCTTGGGCGGTATCAGCCTGTTATCCCCGGAGTACCTTTTATCCGTTGAGCGATGGCCCTTCCATACAGAACCACCGGATCACTAAGACCTACTTTCGTACCTGCTCGACATGTCCGTCTCGCAGTCAAGCGTGCTTATACCTTTACGCTATCCTCATGATTTCCGACCATGATTAGCACACCTTCGTGCTCCTCCGTTACTCTTTGGGAGGAGACCGCCCCAGTCAAACTACCCACCACACACGGTCCGTAATCCCGCTTAGGGACCAACGTTAGAACCTCAAGGTGACCAGGCTGGTATTTCAAGGTCGGCTCCATTAGAACTGGCGTCCTAACTTCAAAGCCTCCCAGCTATCCTACACAAGTCACATCAAAGTCCAGTGTGAAGCTATAGTAAAGGTTCACGGGGTCTTTCCGTCTAGCCGCGGATACACTGCATCTTAACAGCGATTTCAATTTCACTGAGTCTCGGGTGGAGACAGCTTGGCCATCATTACGCCATTCGTGCAGGTCGGAACTTACCCGACAAGGAATTTCGCTACCTTAGGACCGTTATAGTTACGGCCGCCGTTTACCGGGGCTTCGATCAAGAGCTTCGCTTGCGCTAACCCCATCAATTAACCTTCCGGCACCGGGCAGGCGTCACACCCTATACGTCCACTTTCGTGTTTGCAGAGTGCTGTGTTTTTAATAAACAGTTGCAGCCAACTGGTATCTTCGACTCTCGCTAGCTCCGGGGGCAAGCCCCTTCACCGGCAAGAGCGTACCTTCTCCCGAAGTTACGGTACCATTTTGCCTAGTTCCTTCACCCGAGTTCTCTCAAGCGCCTTGGTATTCTCTACCCGACCACCTGTGTCGGTTTCGGGTACGGTTCAATATGACCTGACGCTTAGAAGCTTTTCTTGGAAGCCGGGCATTAACCACTTCGGGGACCATAGTCCCACCGTATTCAGGTCTCAGTCTTCTCACTTAAGAGAGGGAACCGGATTTGCCTAATCCCCTAACCTACACCCTTAAACCTGGATAACCATCACCAGGCTGGCCTAGCCTTCTCCGTCACTCCATCGCAGTCATATTAAGTACGGGAATATTAACCCGTTTCCCATCGACTACACCTTGCGGTCTCGCCTTAGGGGCCGACTCACCCTGCCCCGATTAACGTTGGACAGGAACCCTTGGTCTTTCGGCGTGCAGGTTTTTCACCTGCATTATCGTTACTCATGTCAGCATTCGCACTTCTGATACGTCCAGCACACCTCTCGATGTACCTTCAACCGCTTACAGAACGCTCCTCTACCGATTACATTACTGTAATCCCGCAGCTTCGGTGGCCAGTTTGAGCCCCGTTATATCTTCCGCGCAGGCCGACTCGACTAGTGAGCTATTACGCTTTCTTTAAAGGGTGGCTGCTTCTAAGCCAACCTCCTAGCTGTCTAAGCCTTCCCACATCGTTTCCCACTTAACTGGCACTTGGGGACCTTAGCTGGCGGTCTGGGTTGTTTCCCTTTTCACGACGGACGTTAGCACCCGCCGTGTGTCTCCCGGATAGTACTCACTGGTATTCGGAGTTTGCATCGGGTTGGTAAGTCGGGATGACCCCCTAGCCGAAACAGTGCTCTACCCCCAGTGGTATTCGTCCGAGGCGCTACCTAAATAGCTTTCGAGGAGAACCAGCTATCTCCGAGTTTGATTAGCCTTTCACTCCTATCCACAGGTCATCCCCAGCCTTTTCAACGGATGTGGGTTCGGTCCTCCAGTTGATGTTACTCAACCTTCAACCTGCCCATGGATAGATCACTCGGTTTCGGGTCTACACCCAGCGACTCAACGCCCTATTAAGACTCGGTTTCCCTACGCCTCCCCTACTCGGTTAAGCTTGCCACTGAATGTAAGTCGCTGACCCATTATACAAAAGGTACGCAGTCACATTCCGAAGAATGCTCCCACTGCTTGTACGTATACGGTTTCAGGATCTATTTCACTCCCCTCACTGGGGTTCTTTTCGCCTTTCCCTCACGGTACTGGTTCACTATCGGTCAGCCAGGAGTATTTAGCCTTGGAGGATGGTCCCCCCTTCTTCAAACAGGATTTCTCGTGTCCCGTCCTACTCGTGCTCATGTAATCAGGATTTCAAATACGGGGCTATCACCCTCTATGGCTCCACTTTCCAGTGGATTCTTCTACCCAGTCTTACACTTCAGGGCTAATCCCCGTTCGCTCGCCACTACTTGGGGAATCTCATTTGATGTCTTTTCCTCGGGGTACTTAGATGTTTCAGTTCTCCCGGTTCGCCTCGTACACCTATGTATTCAGTGCACGATACCCGATAAATCGGGTGGGTTGCCCCATTCGGATATGTCCGGGTCACAGGTCGTTTACCACCTCACCGAACCTTTTCGCAGGTTACCACGTCCTTCTTCGCCTCTGGCTGCCTAGGCATCCACCGTATACGCTTAATTGCTTGACCATATAACCCTAAAACGTCTTATCTTCAGGTTTATACAGCGCTAACATGATACGTGCCTTGACGCTTGTCTTGACTTTTTTCGAACTCGTCCAGATTGTTAAAGATCATGCCCAATTCGTGTGAACGCTGACCCGCTCAACTTGCGTTTAAGGAGGTGATCCAGCCGCAGGTTCCCCTACGGCTACCTTGTTACGACTTCACCCCAGTCATTGACCCCACCGTGGTAAGCGCCCTCCTTTCGGTTAAGCTACCTACTTCTGGTGAAATCAACTCCCATGGTGTGACGGGCGGTGTGTACAAGGCCCGGGAACGTATTCACCGCGACATTCTGATTCGCGATTACTAGCGATTCCGACTTCACGCAGTCGAGTTGCAGACTGCGATCCGGACTACGACCAGCTTTCTCGGATTGGCTCCACGTCGCCGCTTCGCTACCGTCTGTACCGGCCATTGTAGCACGTGTGTAGCCCTACTCGTAAGGGCCATGATGACTTGACGTCGTCCCCACCTTCCTCCGGTTTGTCACCGGCAGTTTCCTTAGAGTCCCCGGCCGAACCGCTGGCAACTAAGGATAAGGGTTGCGCTCGTTACGGGACTTAACCCAACATTTCACAACACGAGCTGACGACAGCCATGCAGCACCTGTCTCAGAGTTCCCGAAGGCACCAATCCATCTCTGGAAAGTTCTCTGGATGTCAAGAGTAGGTAAGGTTCTTCGCGTTGCTTCGAATTAAACCACATGCTCCACCGCTTGTGCGGGCCCCCGTCAATTCATTTGAGTTTTAATCTTGCGACCGTACTCCCCAGGCGGTCTATTTATCGCGTTAGCTGCGCCACCCATCTCTAAAACGAAACGGACGGCTAATAGACATCGTTTACCGCGTGGACTACCAGGGTATCTAATCCTGTTTGCTACCCACGCTTTCGCACCTCAGCGTCAGTCTTTGCCCAGGGTGTCGCCTTCGCCACTGATGTCCTTCCGATCTCTACGCATTTCACCGCTACACCGGAAATTCCACACCCCTCTGCAAGACTCTAGCAAGTCAGTATCGTATGCAGTTCCCAGGTTGAGCCCAGGGATTTCACATCCGACTTAACTCGCCGCCTACGCGCGCTTTACGCCCAGTAATTCCGATTAACGCTCGCACCCTCCGTATTACCGCGGCTGCTGGCACGGAGTTAGCCGGTGCTTCTTCTGTGGGTAACGTCAATCATGAGCATTATTAATACTCACGCCTTCCTCCCCACTGAAAGTGCTTTACAACCCGAAGGCCTTCTTCACACACGCGGCATGGCTGGATCAGGGTTGCCCCCATTGTCCAATATTCCCCACTGCTGCCTCCCGTAGGAGTCTGGGCCGTGTCTCAGTCCCAGTGTGGCTGATCATCCTCTCAGAACAGCTAAGGATCGTCGCCTTGGTGAGCCTTTACCTCACCAACTAGCTAATCCTACGCAGGCTCATCTTAGAGCGTGAGGTCCGAAGAGCCCCCACTTTCGTCCGTAGACCGTATGCGGTATTAATCCGAGTTTCCCCGGGCTATCCCCCACTCCAAGGCAGATTCCTACGCGTTACTCACCCGTCCGCCGCTCGTCATCTTCCAGCAAGCTGGAAATGCTACCGCTCGACTTGCATGTGTTAAGCCTGCCGCCAGCGTTCAATCTGAGCCATGATCAAACTCTTCAGTTTAAAATCGTCGGTCAATACACCCTAAAGTGCACTAACCCAATTTTGACTCAGTTCGCTTATCAACAATTACTTATAACGTGTACAAATGAATTGTGAGTTCGCTTACTGATAATTCTCTTATGCGTCTTACCAGCCAGCGCCCACACGAATTGCCTGATTAACTTTTAAAGATCATGCCCAACCAAGGGTCTTATCTGCTTCGGCGTTTACCCCCGAAGCGAGGCGCGCATTCTACTCTTTCGCACCTCCCTGTCAACCTTTTTTTTGAAGATTTTTTCGTTGAAATTCAATCACTTACCGTCGAATCTCAACTCATCTTCAAGCCGTCTTTTTCTGACGTCTCGGTGACAAGGAGCGCGCATTTTACTCTTTCGCGCCTCCCTGTCAACCGTTTTTTTGAAGATTTTTCGTTGAAATTCAATGACTTATCCTTGAATCTCAACCCATCTTCAAGCCGTCTTTAGGGGACGTCTCGGTGACAAGGGGCGCGAATTCTAAACTCTTTTTGCTCAACGTCAATTCTTTTTCTCGTAAAACTTAAGATTTCATGAAAACGCCATATAACCATAGTACTTCTATGAGTTTTTTCTAGCCGTTTGACGCAAAGATTGTTGATTTTTAATACCGGAAAATGCCTTGTTAAAAAAAAGAACCAGGCGATATCCTAATAAAGCGGAAGCAATAACCAAGTGCAGCAAGGGTTCATTGAACGCTTCCTTCGCTTGCCACCATTCATGAAGGATGGCCAACAATACCGCCGGATAAACCAACTGGTGCAATTTCTTCCAGCGTTTCCCCAGAAATCTCATCGCCGCTTTATAGGAGGTGGCGGCTAACGCAGCCAAGATGACTAACGACAACGTTCCAACAATTATGTAAGGCCGTTTGATGATGTCTTCCCATAGAGCAGAGAAATCCCAACCCAAAATAAAGGCGAGATAAGAAAGCAGGTGAAGAAGTGCATAAGTAAATGCATATAGACCGACCATTCGCCTGAATCGCATCAGATCGTTGATCCTAAAGATCTGCTTGGCAGGAGTTATCGCCAAACCTAGCAATAACAACCAGATAGCGACAGTTGCCAGATCTTCGAGTATGACCTTTCCCGGATCCGGGCCAAGGCGATTCGGCATACCATTCACTAACAACCATATCTGCCAGCATTCTTCTAACAACGGCAACAACAGAGCTATATGTAAAAGCGCCTTAACCCATCGACTTTTAAGCATCAGTAGAATTTTCTCAGATCCATATCTTTATATAGATAAGCAACCTGTTCCTCATAACCATTAAATTTAAGTGTAGGTATTCGGTTCGGAGTAAACAGGCTGCTCGGTAGACGCCGTTCAGTCTTCTGACTCCAGCGTGGATGATCAACTTCAGGATTTACGTTGGCATAAAAACCGTACTCGCTGGCCTGCAACATGTTCCAGGTGGTTTTAGGCATTTCCTTTACCAGACGAATCTTAACTATCGATTTAATGCTCTTAAAACCATACTTCCAGGGAACAACAAGACGAATCGGCGCTCCATTCTGATTAGGTAAAACCTTGCCATACATACCGACAGCCATAAAAGCCAATGGATTCATGGCTTCATCAATTCTTAACCCTTCCATATAAGGCCAAGGAAAGGATGACGATTTCTGAGCAGGGAACTGTTTTGGATCAAACAAAGTTTCAAACTGAACAAAGCGGGCGTCAGCTGTTGGCTCAAAACGCTTCAGCAAATCAGCCAAGGAAAAGCCCAGCCAGGGAACAACCATTGACCATGCCTCGACACATCGGAACCGGTATATTCGTTCCTCCAACTGATTGGGAGCCACCAGATCTTCGAGGTGTAATGTCCCTGGCTTACTGACTTCTCCAGAAATCTCTATGGACCAGGGTTCTGTCTTCAGTCGGTCAGCGTATTTGGCAGGATCACTTTTACCAAAACCAAACTCATAAAAGTTGTTGTACTGCGTGGCATCTTCCCAGGGGGTAACTGATTCATCTGTCGTAATCGTGGTTTTCCACGGCTGAGATATTTTGGTCGTTAACCAGGACGTGCTGGAGGTGGCGGCCTGTGTCAACGAAGGAATGGCAGACAGCCCTAGTGCCGCGGTACTCGCCGCCAATAGCTGGCGGCGATTGACATATATACTTTCAGAAGTAATTTCTGATGAGAGAATATCGTTTGACTTACCAATGATCATGTTCAACTCCATTCATGGATACTGATCGATTAGACAGTCATCAGCAGAACATTACTGCATTTTTTT from Gynuella sunshinyii YC6258 carries:
- the iolB gene encoding 5-deoxy-glucuronate isomerase yields the protein MSKLLVRPGDPDQNGRILQITPESAGWKYIGFEVYKLQPGQTLEQQTLDQEVCLVLVSGRATVSTGDQVWENIGERMDVFEKIPPYAVYIPNDSQYVVEATTELELAVCKAPGFGNHKARLIEPDPDKKCSTRGQGSNTRFIQDILPDWDESADSLLVVEVYTPAGNWSSYPPHKHSVDNLPQESFLEETYYHRLNPSQGFSFQRVYNDDRSLDETMSVEDRNVVMVPEGYHPVGAPHGYDLYYLNVMAGPKRVWKFHNDPDHEWMLKS
- a CDS encoding DMT family transporter; the protein is MLDQEAHERARKGKGIWFGLAAVAIWTGFILVSRAGALSGMEMTEVVAVRFGTASIILLPYIWKYRKQWFQPRIFVLGSIGGLAYALAVYAGFERAPASHAALLLPGLMPVVIAILAGLVLQESRSVGMWAGVAVSTLGILVLVFESLVVGREYLIGDMLFVLACLCWGSYTVLLRCWKLQPWSATVSVVAVSSILYLPVYLFWLPKGIMVVSWQTVAVQAIYQGILATIVQMVLYVRAVQSIGATRMGALMALIPVSTGLLAVPLFGEAISLGAMLGMTLGGLGAMVMIVSGCSKPGWYYRLGRRLRFLSLPES
- the cmoB gene encoding tRNA 5-methoxyuridine(34)/uridine 5-oxyacetic acid(34) synthase CmoB, whose protein sequence is MNYFEHHLDCLESHGFGKWRPAFEELLQHLWFQSKDGNLPRFLNVLQQIPAVPDVTCQLNQDWVAITSEQMTPSLSETIGQQLKKLMPWRKGPFHVFDHSIDAEWRCDLKWNRVMPFLSDLRHRKVLDVGSGNGYYGFRMLAAGAATVTGIDPSYLSVCQFLALNCFVQTHRLNVLPMTLEQLPANMEFWDTVFSMGVLYHRRSPFDHLTDLKATLKPGGELVLETLVVEGDEKTVLVPESRYAMMNNIYFLPSSKALESWLRKAGFVNVRTVEESYTSTQEQKHSDWKPGTSLPDYLHPNTKHITVEGLPAPRRAILIANKPLENTKLPRYHIKPASVPSE
- the msrP gene encoding protein-methionine-sulfoxide reductase catalytic subunit MsrP — encoded protein: MIIGKSNDILSSEITSESIYVNRRQLLAASTAALGLSAIPSLTQAATSSTSWLTTKISQPWKTTITTDESVTPWEDATQYNNFYEFGFGKSDPAKYADRLKTEPWSIEISGEVSKPGTLHLEDLVAPNQLEERIYRFRCVEAWSMVVPWLGFSLADLLKRFEPTADARFVQFETLFDPKQFPAQKSSSFPWPYMEGLRIDEAMNPLAFMAVGMYGKVLPNQNGAPIRLVVPWKYGFKSIKSIVKIRLVKEMPKTTWNMLQASEYGFYANVNPEVDHPRWSQKTERRLPSSLFTPNRIPTLKFNGYEEQVAYLYKDMDLRKFY
- a CDS encoding sulfite oxidase heme-binding subunit YedZ produces the protein MLKSRWVKALLHIALLLPLLEECWQIWLLVNGMPNRLGPDPGKVILEDLATVAIWLLLLGLAITPAKQIFRINDLMRFRRMVGLYAFTYALLHLLSYLAFILGWDFSALWEDIIKRPYIIVGTLSLVILAALAATSYKAAMRFLGKRWKKLHQLVYPAVLLAILHEWWQAKEAFNEPLLHLVIASALLGYRLVLFFNKAFSGIKNQQSLRQTARKNS
- a CDS encoding LysR family transcriptional regulator → MDISDLIIFKAVVDNGGISAAARSLHRVPSNITARIKKLEESLQLALFSRDNNRLQLTPTGQRLMQYAREMIDLHERAISELHSDQPAGRLSIGSMESSAAVRLPSVLVRYHQLYPQVQIELTTGASGTIAAKVLQGALDVALVSDPPDDARLETLALFEESLIIVKPPTYNLQRQGPENLPEPLTIVGFTHECSYRNRLESWLARSGRRPDRTIEIPSYHTMLSCVIAGMGIAMVPEAVLALNPAYHSLISEAPENDIRQAITYMIWRKNSETPAIRALANVAEGFSNMPS
- the cmoA gene encoding carboxy-S-adenosyl-L-methionine synthase CmoA, which encodes MERDQLFSQEFSSIEDFQFNERVARVFPDMIKRSIPGYSTLVSNIGAISDYYAQSDSNIYDLGCSLGAVSLSIQHRLKQTGCQIIAVDNSADMLERARDFIETEDYPTPIQLIHQNLEDTHIENASVVVMNFTLQFISPKRRLAILENIYRGLRPDGVVILSEKIALEANTEWLNELHLNFKRVQGYSELEISQKRKALENVMITDSLDTHQDRLKQAGFRRSEKWFQCFNFLSIIAQK
- the rimI gene encoding ribosomal protein S18-alanine N-acetyltransferase — its product is MKIRYARPEDLQAMIFLDGNHDFPWGKQNIMHSIDGTRKTLCLALEEQVIGFLAYSLIQDQLDILHIAIASKHQGCGYGRRLLNFLLTEIELPVGTEVFLEVRISNTPARHLYQSLGFNEIGIRKNYYRYANHTEDAIQMVLTLV